In one window of Corynebacterium mycetoides DNA:
- the sucB gene encoding 2-oxoglutarate dehydrogenase, E2 component, dihydrolipoamide succinyltransferase, whose protein sequence is MAHSVEMPELGESVTEGTITTWLKEVGDTVDVDEPLLEVSTDKVDTEIPSPASGVLLEIKAQEDDTVEVGEVIAIIGEEGESADSGAAASAPAQEEALAESAPAESAPAERPAASPAASGPATDIEMPELGESVTEGTITTWLKQVGDTVDVDEPLLEVSTDKVDTEIPSPVAGTLLEILADEDDTVEVGEVIARVGDANAAPASSGEEVNRGEESVADVDEEVTEDNSAPGEGANPEDAPRKDDTNASSTNLKGSGKSTKVEMPELGESVTEGTITTWLKQVGDLVEVDEPLLEVSTDKVDTEIPSPVEGTILEILAQEDDTVEVGEVIVVIGDAEAAASAESADTAPAEHAEPSEPAKQEAQPQEDKPTPKTTSEATDPQKDDKSAEGSAVNERSELDAKAEAAPEEATNASAASTTLENRGDKVPYVTPLVRKLADKHGVDLNSIEGTGVGGRIRKQDVLAAAEGGAKAGQEQAQGQAAADAPASNDPRAAWSTYKVDPSKQELIDTTQKVSRIRQITATTMVQSLQSTAQLTHVQEVDVTAVAALRAKVKPKFVEKYGVNITYLAFFVKAAAEALVLHPNVNASYNAETKEITYHADVNIGIAVDTPQGLLVPVLKKAQDMNLADIAKGIADVAERARTKKLRPDDLSGATFTVTNIGSEGAMLDTPILTPPQAGILGTAAIEKRPVVVTENGVDAIAIRQMTYLPFTYDHQLVDGADAGRFVSTIRDRIETGDFEADLGL, encoded by the coding sequence ATGGCGCACTCTGTAGAGATGCCCGAGCTGGGCGAATCGGTAACCGAGGGCACGATTACCACGTGGCTGAAGGAAGTTGGCGACACCGTCGACGTCGATGAGCCGTTGCTCGAGGTCTCCACGGACAAGGTCGACACCGAGATCCCCTCCCCCGCATCCGGCGTTCTCCTCGAAATTAAGGCGCAGGAGGACGACACCGTCGAGGTCGGCGAGGTCATCGCGATTATCGGCGAGGAGGGCGAGAGCGCAGACTCCGGCGCCGCCGCATCCGCCCCCGCCCAGGAAGAAGCTCTCGCCGAGTCTGCCCCCGCGGAATCCGCCCCCGCCGAGAGGCCCGCGGCGAGCCCGGCGGCCTCCGGCCCCGCAACCGACATCGAGATGCCCGAGCTGGGCGAGTCCGTCACCGAGGGCACCATCACAACGTGGCTCAAGCAGGTCGGCGACACCGTGGACGTTGACGAGCCGCTCCTCGAGGTCTCCACCGACAAGGTCGACACCGAAATCCCCTCCCCCGTCGCAGGTACGCTGCTGGAGATTCTGGCCGACGAAGATGACACCGTCGAGGTGGGCGAGGTCATCGCCCGCGTGGGTGACGCCAACGCCGCCCCCGCGTCCTCCGGCGAGGAGGTCAACCGCGGCGAAGAGAGCGTCGCCGACGTGGACGAAGAGGTCACCGAGGACAACTCCGCACCCGGCGAGGGCGCTAACCCCGAGGACGCCCCGAGGAAGGACGACACCAACGCCTCCTCAACCAACCTGAAGGGCTCCGGCAAGTCCACCAAGGTGGAGATGCCCGAGCTGGGCGAGTCCGTCACCGAGGGCACCATCACCACCTGGCTCAAGCAGGTCGGCGACCTCGTCGAGGTGGACGAGCCGCTGCTCGAAGTTTCCACCGACAAGGTCGACACCGAAATCCCGTCCCCGGTTGAGGGAACGATCCTGGAGATCCTGGCCCAGGAGGACGACACCGTCGAGGTCGGCGAGGTCATCGTCGTCATCGGCGACGCCGAGGCGGCAGCGTCTGCGGAATCCGCGGATACCGCACCCGCCGAACACGCTGAGCCGTCTGAGCCCGCCAAACAGGAAGCGCAGCCTCAGGAGGACAAGCCCACCCCGAAGACAACCTCGGAGGCCACGGATCCCCAAAAGGATGACAAGTCGGCAGAGGGCTCCGCGGTCAACGAGCGCTCCGAGCTCGACGCCAAGGCGGAGGCCGCTCCGGAGGAGGCCACCAACGCGTCCGCCGCCTCCACCACCCTGGAAAACCGCGGCGACAAGGTCCCCTACGTCACCCCGCTCGTGCGCAAGCTCGCCGACAAGCACGGTGTTGACCTCAACTCGATCGAGGGCACCGGCGTCGGCGGCCGCATCCGCAAGCAGGACGTCCTCGCCGCCGCCGAGGGCGGCGCCAAGGCGGGCCAGGAGCAGGCACAGGGCCAGGCCGCGGCCGACGCCCCCGCCTCGAACGATCCGCGTGCGGCGTGGTCCACCTACAAGGTCGACCCGTCCAAGCAGGAGCTGATCGACACCACCCAGAAGGTCTCGCGCATCCGCCAGATCACCGCGACCACTATGGTGCAGTCGCTGCAGTCGACCGCCCAGCTCACCCACGTGCAGGAAGTCGACGTCACCGCCGTCGCCGCGCTGCGCGCCAAGGTGAAGCCGAAGTTCGTGGAGAAGTACGGTGTCAACATCACCTACCTCGCCTTCTTCGTCAAGGCAGCGGCAGAGGCGCTCGTCCTTCACCCGAACGTCAACGCGTCCTACAACGCCGAGACTAAGGAGATCACCTATCACGCCGACGTCAACATCGGCATCGCGGTGGATACCCCGCAGGGCCTGCTGGTTCCGGTGCTGAAGAAGGCGCAGGACATGAACCTGGCGGACATCGCCAAGGGCATCGCGGACGTGGCCGAGCGCGCGCGCACGAAGAAGCTGCGTCCGGACGACCTCTCCGGCGCGACGTTCACCGTCACCAACATCGGTTCCGAGGGCGCCATGCTCGACACCCCGATTCTCACCCCGCCGCAGGCCGGCATCCTGGGCACCGCGGCGATTGAGAAGCGCCCGGTCGTCGTCACCGAGAACGGCGTCGACGCCATCGCGATCCGTCAGATGACCTACCTGCCGTTCACCTACGACCACCAGCTTGTCGACGGCGCCGACGCGGGCCGGTTTGTCTCCACGATCCGCGACCGCATCGAGACCGGCGACTTCGAGGCAGATCTTGGGCTCTAA
- the gcvP gene encoding aminomethyl-transferring glycine dehydrogenase: protein MDYISRHIGPDSAEEQEMLAALGYDSVEALVDAAIPPGIKATEPITLPAPLTEHQAQTRLRELADKNVVLKAFYGQGFSSTLTPPVIRRGVVEDAGWYTAYTPYQPEISQGRLEALLNFQTMVQDLTGLPISNASLLDEASAAGEAIGLMSRAVKKGRRVLLDSRLHPQVIAVASERARAIDLEVEVTDLTQGVVGEDLVGVVIAYPGTEGDIIDPRPIIEAIHSRGGLAAVDADILALTLLESPGELGADITIGTTQRFGVPLFYGGPHAAYMSVSDKLKRQMPGRLVGVSVDAEGYPAYRLALQTREQHIRRERATSNICTAQALLAVTASMYAVYHGPEGLTDIARAVHRRAADFAASISKGGFGRVKHENFFDTVTVAVDGRAGEIKRALADKGYLVRTIGTDAVVVSFGEDTEDRDLEVLVEAFGGTLTEGGSRLPEGLDRTTEFLTHETFNIVHSETQMMRYIRKLGDKDLALDRTMIPLGSCTMKLNPTAGLEAITWPGFANVHPFTPDEYTQGWRELIGELSDWLVELTGYAAVSVQPNSGATGELAGLLAIRRYHVANGDSERDICLIPASAHGTNAASATLANLRVAVVKTAADGSIDVDDLDAKLEQHAGRVAAIMITYPSTHGVYEDTVQTVADKVHAAGGQVYIDGANMNALTGIGRPGDFGGDVSHLNLHKTFTIPHGGGGPGVGPIGVAEHLVPFLPADPQVSREDAAEDVPTGEGVPISSTTYGSAGVLPISWAYIAMSGADGLKKATQNAVLAANYLVHELQDSYPILYTGNAGLVGHECILDLNGIAAESGVTATDVAKRLVDYGFHAPTLAFPVAGTLMVEPTESEDLAELKRFIEAMRSIRAEIQEIVDGKIEYEKSVVHNAPYTAYSVTRSEWPYDFTREQAAYPVEGLIRQKYFPPVRRIDEAYGDRNLVCACPPPEAFDIEPESVEEVDVVVTEENRK from the coding sequence TTGGACTACATTTCCCGGCACATCGGGCCCGACAGCGCAGAAGAGCAGGAAATGCTCGCCGCGCTGGGCTACGACAGCGTCGAGGCGTTGGTAGACGCCGCCATACCGCCCGGCATCAAGGCGACCGAGCCGATCACGCTTCCCGCGCCGCTGACGGAGCACCAGGCTCAGACCCGCCTGCGGGAGCTGGCGGACAAGAACGTTGTGCTCAAGGCGTTCTACGGGCAGGGCTTCTCCTCGACGCTGACGCCGCCGGTCATCCGTCGCGGAGTGGTGGAGGATGCCGGCTGGTACACCGCCTACACCCCCTACCAGCCGGAGATCTCCCAGGGCCGCCTAGAGGCGCTGCTCAACTTCCAGACGATGGTGCAGGATCTCACCGGTCTTCCCATCTCCAACGCGTCGCTGCTGGACGAAGCCTCGGCCGCCGGCGAGGCCATCGGGCTGATGTCCCGCGCCGTGAAGAAGGGCCGCCGCGTGCTGCTCGACTCTCGCCTGCACCCCCAGGTCATCGCGGTGGCCTCGGAGCGCGCCCGCGCGATCGACCTCGAGGTCGAAGTCACCGACCTGACCCAGGGCGTTGTGGGCGAGGACCTCGTGGGCGTGGTCATCGCCTACCCGGGCACCGAGGGCGACATCATCGACCCGCGCCCGATCATCGAGGCGATCCACTCCCGCGGCGGTCTCGCTGCCGTCGACGCGGACATCCTCGCGCTGACACTGCTGGAGTCGCCGGGTGAGCTCGGGGCGGACATCACCATCGGCACCACCCAGCGCTTCGGCGTCCCGCTGTTCTACGGCGGCCCCCACGCCGCTTATATGTCGGTGTCCGACAAGCTCAAGCGCCAGATGCCGGGCCGGCTCGTGGGCGTGTCCGTGGACGCGGAGGGCTACCCCGCCTACCGCCTCGCGCTGCAGACCCGCGAGCAGCACATCCGCCGCGAGCGCGCCACCTCGAACATCTGCACGGCGCAGGCCCTGCTCGCCGTGACCGCCTCCATGTACGCCGTGTACCACGGCCCCGAGGGCCTCACCGACATCGCGCGGGCGGTTCATCGCCGGGCCGCCGACTTCGCGGCGTCGATAAGCAAGGGCGGCTTCGGCCGCGTCAAGCACGAGAACTTCTTCGACACGGTCACCGTCGCCGTCGACGGGCGGGCGGGAGAGATCAAGCGCGCCTTGGCCGACAAGGGCTACCTGGTGCGCACGATCGGCACCGACGCGGTGGTGGTCAGCTTCGGCGAGGACACCGAAGACCGCGACCTCGAGGTGCTCGTCGAGGCCTTCGGCGGCACGCTCACCGAAGGCGGCAGCCGGCTGCCCGAAGGCCTCGACCGGACAACGGAGTTCCTCACCCACGAGACGTTCAACATTGTCCACTCCGAGACCCAGATGATGCGCTACATCCGCAAGCTGGGCGACAAGGACCTGGCGCTCGACCGCACAATGATCCCGCTGGGGTCGTGCACCATGAAGCTCAACCCCACCGCGGGGCTGGAGGCGATCACCTGGCCCGGCTTCGCCAACGTGCACCCGTTCACCCCCGACGAGTACACGCAGGGCTGGCGCGAGCTCATCGGGGAGCTCTCCGACTGGCTGGTCGAGCTCACCGGCTACGCCGCCGTGAGCGTCCAGCCGAACTCGGGCGCCACCGGCGAGCTCGCGGGCCTGCTGGCGATCCGCCGCTACCACGTCGCCAACGGAGACAGCGAGCGCGACATCTGCCTGATCCCGGCCTCCGCGCACGGCACGAACGCGGCGTCGGCGACGCTGGCGAACCTGCGCGTCGCCGTGGTCAAGACCGCCGCCGACGGGTCCATCGACGTCGACGACCTCGACGCCAAGCTCGAGCAGCACGCCGGGCGCGTCGCCGCGATCATGATCACCTACCCGTCCACGCACGGCGTGTACGAGGACACGGTGCAGACCGTGGCCGACAAGGTCCACGCCGCGGGCGGCCAGGTCTACATCGACGGCGCGAACATGAACGCGCTGACGGGCATCGGCCGCCCGGGCGACTTCGGCGGCGACGTCAGCCACCTCAACCTGCACAAGACATTCACCATCCCGCACGGCGGCGGCGGCCCGGGCGTTGGCCCGATCGGCGTGGCCGAGCACCTCGTGCCTTTCCTCCCCGCCGACCCGCAGGTCTCCCGTGAGGACGCCGCGGAGGACGTTCCCACAGGCGAGGGCGTCCCCATCTCGTCGACCACCTACGGCTCGGCCGGCGTCCTGCCCATCTCGTGGGCGTACATCGCCATGAGCGGGGCCGACGGCCTGAAGAAAGCCACCCAGAACGCGGTGCTGGCCGCCAACTACCTGGTCCACGAGCTCCAGGACTCCTACCCCATCCTCTACACCGGCAACGCCGGCCTGGTGGGCCACGAGTGCATCCTCGACCTCAACGGCATCGCCGCTGAGTCCGGGGTGACCGCGACCGACGTGGCCAAGCGGCTGGTGGACTACGGCTTCCACGCCCCCACCCTCGCCTTCCCCGTCGCGGGCACGCTCATGGTGGAGCCGACGGAGTCGGAGGACCTCGCCGAGCTCAAGCGCTTCATCGAGGCGATGCGCAGCATCCGCGCCGAGATCCAGGAGATCGTCGATGGGAAGATCGAGTACGAAAAGTCCGTGGTGCACAACGCGCCGTACACGGCCTACAGCGTCACCCGCAGCGAGTGGCCGTACGACTTCACCCGCGAGCAGGCGGCGTACCCGGTCGAGGGGCTCATCCGGCAGAAGTACTTCCCGCCGGTGCGCCGCATCGACGAGGCCTACGGCGACCGCAACCTGGTGTGCGCCTGCCCGCCCCCGGAGGCGTTCGACATCGAGCCCGAGTCCGTCGAAGAGGTCGACGTTGTCGTGACCGAAGAAAACCGCAAGTAA
- the gcvT gene encoding glycine cleavage system aminomethyltransferase GcvT encodes MPESPLKAIHEQLGASFTDFGGWTMPLKYDNELEEHRAVRGDVGIFDLSHMGEIDVTGPDAGAFLDFALISSLSTLKVGKAKYSMIVAEDGGILDDLISYKLADDHYLVVPNAANTSAVWLAFQARAEGFDVELTNRSEEIALIAVQGPRSLEVLAPLVDGAPGELSYYSAGEMKLGDIDVIVARTGYTGEDGFEIYSSFADAPAVWDAVAGHGTPCGLAARDSLRLEASMPLYGHELSADITPVEAGMGRAFAKKEADFVGKEALAGRQPRVVIAGLTSSQRRAAREGAVVYLGEEKIGEVTSGQPSPTLGYPVALAHLDPEHAEIGTDVEIDIRGRRYPFTIVETPFYTRKDS; translated from the coding sequence ATGCCGGAATCACCCTTGAAAGCCATCCACGAGCAGCTCGGGGCCTCGTTCACCGACTTCGGCGGCTGGACCATGCCCTTGAAGTACGACAACGAGCTGGAGGAGCACCGCGCCGTGCGCGGCGACGTCGGCATCTTCGACCTCTCCCACATGGGCGAAATCGACGTCACCGGCCCCGACGCCGGCGCCTTCCTCGACTTCGCGCTGATCTCCTCGCTGTCCACCCTGAAGGTGGGCAAGGCGAAATACTCCATGATCGTCGCCGAGGACGGCGGCATCCTGGATGACCTGATCAGCTACAAGCTCGCCGACGACCACTACCTCGTCGTGCCCAACGCCGCCAACACCTCCGCGGTGTGGCTGGCGTTCCAGGCCCGCGCCGAAGGCTTCGACGTCGAGCTGACCAACCGCAGCGAGGAGATCGCACTTATCGCAGTGCAGGGCCCGCGGTCGCTGGAGGTCCTCGCCCCGCTTGTCGACGGCGCACCGGGCGAGCTGTCCTACTACTCCGCCGGCGAAATGAAGCTGGGGGACATCGACGTCATCGTCGCGCGCACCGGCTACACGGGGGAGGACGGCTTCGAGATCTACTCCAGCTTCGCCGACGCCCCCGCCGTGTGGGATGCCGTCGCAGGTCACGGCACCCCGTGCGGTCTGGCCGCGCGTGACTCCCTGCGCCTGGAGGCGTCCATGCCGCTGTACGGCCACGAGCTCTCCGCGGACATCACCCCGGTGGAGGCGGGCATGGGCCGGGCGTTTGCGAAGAAGGAGGCGGACTTCGTGGGCAAGGAGGCCCTCGCCGGCCGGCAGCCGCGTGTGGTCATCGCCGGCCTGACCTCCTCCCAGCGCCGCGCCGCCCGCGAGGGCGCGGTGGTTTACCTGGGCGAGGAGAAGATCGGCGAGGTCACGTCTGGCCAGCCGTCCCCCACCCTCGGCTACCCCGTGGCGCTGGCGCACCTCGACCCGGAGCACGCCGAGATCGGCACCGATGTCGAAATTGACATCCGCGGGCGCCGTTACCCGTTTACTATCGTTGAGACCCCCTTCTACACCCGAAAGGATTCCTAG
- the gcvH gene encoding glycine cleavage system protein GcvH — translation MANELPQDFSYSEDHEWINAPQDVAEGAVVRVGITSVAADRLGEVVFAELPQVGDEVTAGETCGEIESTKSVSDLYSPVTGNVAAVNEEIDGNFELINKDPFGKGWLFEVTVASVGPLMTADEYAADNGI, via the coding sequence ATGGCTAACGAACTGCCCCAAGATTTCTCCTACTCCGAGGATCACGAGTGGATCAACGCCCCGCAGGATGTGGCTGAGGGCGCGGTCGTGCGCGTCGGCATCACCTCCGTGGCCGCCGACCGCCTCGGCGAGGTCGTCTTCGCCGAACTCCCGCAGGTGGGCGACGAGGTCACCGCCGGCGAGACCTGCGGCGAGATCGAGTCCACCAAGTCCGTGTCCGACCTGTACTCCCCCGTCACCGGCAACGTGGCCGCCGTGAACGAGGAAATCGACGGCAACTTTGAGCTGATTAACAAGGATCCCTTCGGCAAGGGGTGGCTCTTCGAGGTCACCGTCGCCTCCGTCGGTCCGCTCATGACCGCCGATGAATACGCGGCAGACAACGGCATCTAA
- the lipB gene encoding lipoyl(octanoyl) transferase LipB — protein MTAPREPFFPASEPIRASGGPLDVRHLGLVDYTRAWELQAELATQRASDEIGDTVLVLEHPYTYTAGKRTQPEDMPKDDAPVVQVDRGGRITWHGEGQLVLYPIIKLADPVDVVDYVRRLEEAIIFAVREAGLTSAGRIDGRSGVWLPHTVRAASPEAPTRDRKIAALGIRITRGVTMHGLSLNCDNSLEAYSHIVACGIDDADVTTMSLEMGRDVTPAEMSEPLVSALDRALSGQLKVANHTFASAPDPSKGLTRVL, from the coding sequence ATGACTGCTCCACGCGAACCCTTCTTCCCCGCCAGCGAGCCCATCCGTGCATCGGGTGGGCCGCTTGACGTTCGCCACCTCGGCCTGGTCGACTACACGCGCGCTTGGGAACTGCAGGCGGAACTCGCCACCCAGCGCGCCAGCGACGAGATCGGAGACACCGTCCTGGTGCTCGAGCACCCCTACACCTACACCGCCGGCAAGCGCACGCAGCCGGAGGATATGCCCAAGGATGACGCCCCGGTAGTCCAGGTGGACCGCGGCGGGCGCATCACGTGGCACGGGGAGGGCCAGCTGGTGCTCTACCCCATTATCAAACTGGCCGACCCGGTCGATGTGGTGGACTACGTGCGCCGCCTGGAGGAGGCCATCATCTTCGCGGTGCGCGAGGCGGGGCTCACCTCCGCTGGGCGTATCGACGGTCGCTCGGGCGTCTGGCTGCCCCACACCGTCCGCGCCGCGAGCCCCGAGGCCCCGACGCGAGACAGGAAGATCGCGGCCCTGGGCATCCGCATCACGCGCGGAGTGACCATGCACGGGTTGTCGCTCAACTGCGACAACTCGCTCGAGGCGTACTCCCACATCGTGGCGTGCGGCATCGACGACGCGGACGTTACCACCATGAGCCTGGAAATGGGCCGCGACGTCACGCCTGCCGAGATGAGCGAGCCGCTGGTCTCCGCCCTCGACCGGGCGCTGTCCGGGCAGTTGAAGGTGGCCAACCACACGTTCGCCTCGGCCCCCGACCCGTCCAAGGGCCTCACCCGCGTTCTCTGA
- the lipA gene encoding lipoyl synthase codes for MTVAPEGRKLLRVEMRNAQTPIEAKPRWIRNAVKTGPEYEDMKKKVAGASLHTVCQEAGCPNIHECWESREATFLIGGANCSRRCDFCQINSAKPEPLDRGEPLRVAESVREMNLNYSTITGVTRDDLEDEGAWLYAEVVRKIHELNPNTGVENLTPDFSGKPDLLQEVFEARPEVFAHNVETVPRIFRRIRPAFRYDRSLDVIRQARDFGLITKSNLILGMGETREEVMQSLQELVDAGTDIITITQYLRPGPQFHPIERWVKPEEFIEYRDAAYEMGFGAVMSGPLVRSSYRAGKLYVEAMKHRGLELPDNLKHLAETSQGDTAQEASTLLSKYGPSRETPVLTR; via the coding sequence GTGACTGTTGCACCTGAAGGCCGGAAGCTCCTGCGCGTAGAGATGCGTAACGCGCAGACCCCGATTGAGGCGAAGCCGCGGTGGATCCGCAACGCTGTCAAGACGGGTCCCGAATACGAGGACATGAAGAAGAAGGTGGCGGGAGCCTCCCTTCACACCGTGTGTCAGGAGGCGGGTTGTCCCAACATCCACGAGTGTTGGGAGTCCCGCGAGGCAACCTTCCTCATCGGCGGGGCGAACTGCTCCCGCCGGTGCGATTTCTGCCAGATCAACTCCGCCAAGCCGGAGCCCCTCGACCGCGGTGAGCCCCTGCGCGTGGCGGAGTCCGTGCGCGAGATGAACCTGAACTACTCCACCATCACCGGCGTGACCCGCGACGATCTCGAGGACGAGGGCGCGTGGCTCTACGCCGAGGTGGTGCGCAAGATTCACGAGCTCAACCCGAACACCGGTGTGGAGAACCTCACGCCGGACTTCTCGGGCAAGCCGGACCTGCTCCAAGAGGTTTTCGAGGCCCGCCCCGAGGTCTTCGCGCACAACGTCGAGACGGTGCCGCGCATCTTCCGCCGCATCCGCCCGGCGTTCCGCTACGACCGTTCCCTGGACGTCATCCGCCAGGCCCGCGACTTCGGCCTGATCACCAAGTCGAACCTCATCCTGGGCATGGGCGAGACGCGCGAGGAGGTCATGCAATCGCTGCAGGAGCTTGTCGACGCCGGCACCGACATCATCACCATCACCCAGTACCTGCGCCCCGGCCCCCAGTTCCACCCGATTGAGCGCTGGGTGAAGCCGGAAGAGTTCATCGAGTACCGCGACGCGGCGTACGAGATGGGCTTCGGCGCGGTCATGTCCGGCCCGCTGGTGCGTTCGTCCTACCGCGCCGGCAAGCTCTACGTCGAGGCGATGAAGCACCGCGGCCTCGAGCTGCCGGACAACCTCAAGCACCTCGCCGAGACCTCGCAGGGCGACACGGCCCAGGAGGCCTCGACTCTGCTGAGCAAGTACGGGCCGTCGCGCGAGACGCCCGTGCTGACGCGCTAA
- a CDS encoding acyl-CoA dehydrogenase family protein yields the protein MSQPNPSKDNVEAKPLATDATKASAKPEKNQPATLPSTPDPAAVADLADLIDGNYKDRKESLRPLLNDASLLPKIDGTLDEIRADNLENVQKIASSGKIQPSFSPLNGGEGQVAAGVSSLELIAQINNSAAIKSGVQFGLWGGAVDALGTERHVEFAQGAMDLTKLGCFAMTEIGHGSNVQQLETTATYDPETKEFIVNSPTPGSKKAYIGNAARDGRWAAVFAQLYTPDSEESHGVHCIIVRIREEDGSDAPGVTTSDHGHKGGLLGVDNGMIVFDNVRVPRENLLNRFGDVAEDGTYSSPIESKNRRFFTMLATLVRGRLGVGASALGASRTGLALAVKYANIRRQFEAGTPGKEARLIDYRQHRRRLLIPLAKSYALAIFQNALLDRYQAQQDAIMAGEWNPAQPTDEQERAGREMETLAAIFKSTAATYANATLQECREACGGAGYMSENLLTTFRADVDIFSTFEGDDTILRQLVGKNLLTAYGREVSEMSPFGMAKFVASNVGDILTRRSGIAAGVQSISDRVTGTGSLFDAETQLRIVQSREEHVLNSLVRRVQVARKMDREDAAKVIDRTQDHLLAAAVAYGDRMMVQAMIEAEEKLPENSPARPVFEQLRDLYVLDTIVEHADWYQEHGVLPSGRVKAAKAAVNDLVDSLGPWSEVLVDAFKIPEVVLDRPMMVNGGTDLS from the coding sequence ATGTCCCAGCCCAACCCCTCCAAGGACAACGTCGAAGCCAAGCCCTTGGCCACCGACGCGACCAAGGCGTCCGCCAAGCCGGAAAAGAACCAGCCGGCCACGCTGCCGAGCACGCCGGACCCGGCCGCTGTCGCCGACCTCGCCGACCTGATCGACGGCAACTACAAGGACCGCAAGGAAAGCCTGCGCCCCCTGCTTAACGACGCCTCCCTGCTCCCGAAGATCGACGGCACCCTCGACGAGATCCGCGCCGACAACCTCGAGAATGTGCAGAAGATCGCCTCCAGCGGCAAGATCCAGCCGTCGTTCTCCCCGCTCAACGGCGGCGAGGGCCAGGTCGCCGCGGGAGTGTCGTCGCTCGAGCTCATCGCCCAGATCAATAACTCCGCCGCGATTAAGTCCGGCGTGCAGTTCGGCCTGTGGGGCGGCGCCGTCGACGCGCTGGGCACCGAGCGCCACGTCGAGTTCGCGCAGGGAGCGATGGACCTGACCAAGCTCGGCTGCTTCGCCATGACCGAGATCGGCCACGGCTCCAACGTGCAGCAGCTCGAAACCACCGCCACCTACGACCCGGAGACGAAGGAGTTCATTGTCAACTCCCCGACGCCGGGGTCGAAGAAGGCCTACATTGGCAACGCTGCGCGCGACGGCCGCTGGGCAGCTGTTTTCGCCCAGCTCTACACCCCGGACTCCGAGGAGTCCCACGGCGTGCACTGCATCATTGTCCGCATCCGCGAGGAAGACGGCTCCGACGCCCCGGGCGTGACCACCTCCGACCACGGCCACAAGGGCGGCCTGCTCGGCGTGGACAACGGCATGATCGTGTTCGACAACGTCCGCGTGCCGCGTGAGAACCTGCTCAACCGCTTCGGTGACGTGGCGGAAGACGGCACGTATTCCTCCCCGATCGAGTCGAAGAACCGCCGCTTCTTCACCATGCTCGCCACCCTCGTGCGCGGCCGCCTAGGAGTCGGCGCATCCGCCCTCGGCGCGTCCCGCACCGGCCTCGCCCTGGCCGTGAAGTACGCGAACATCCGCCGCCAGTTCGAGGCCGGCACCCCGGGCAAGGAGGCCCGTCTCATCGACTACCGCCAGCACCGCCGCCGCCTGCTCATCCCGCTGGCGAAGTCCTACGCCCTGGCCATTTTCCAGAACGCGCTGCTGGACCGCTACCAGGCGCAGCAGGACGCCATCATGGCAGGCGAGTGGAACCCGGCTCAACCGACCGACGAGCAGGAACGCGCCGGGCGTGAGATGGAGACGCTGGCCGCCATCTTCAAGTCGACCGCCGCGACCTACGCCAACGCCACCCTGCAAGAGTGCCGCGAGGCCTGCGGCGGCGCCGGCTACATGTCCGAGAACCTGTTGACCACCTTCCGTGCCGACGTGGACATCTTCAGCACCTTCGAGGGCGACGACACCATTTTGCGCCAGCTCGTGGGCAAGAACCTGCTCACCGCCTACGGCCGGGAAGTCTCCGAGATGTCTCCGTTCGGCATGGCGAAGTTTGTCGCCTCCAACGTCGGCGACATCCTCACCCGCCGCTCCGGCATCGCCGCCGGCGTCCAGTCCATCTCCGACCGCGTGACCGGCACCGGCTCGCTGTTCGACGCCGAGACGCAGCTGCGCATCGTCCAATCGCGTGAGGAGCACGTGCTCAACTCCCTGGTCCGCCGCGTCCAGGTTGCGCGCAAGATGGACCGGGAGGACGCCGCCAAGGTCATCGACCGCACCCAGGATCACCTGCTGGCCGCGGCCGTCGCGTACGGCGACCGCATGATGGTTCAGGCCATGATCGAGGCGGAGGAGAAGCTTCCGGAGAACTCGCCGGCGCGCCCGGTCTTCGAGCAGCTGCGCGACCTCTACGTCTTGGACACCATCGTGGAGCACGCCGACTGGTACCAGGAGCACGGCGTCCTGCCGAGCGGCCGCGTCAAGGCCGCGAAGGCCGCGGTCAACGACCTGGTGGACTCCCTTGGCCCGTGGTCCGAGGTGCTTGTCGACGCCTTCAAGATCCCGGAGGTCGTCCTCGACCGGCCCATGATGGTCAACGGTGGCACCGACCTGAGCTAA